A stretch of Agelaius phoeniceus isolate bAgePho1 chromosome 30, bAgePho1.hap1, whole genome shotgun sequence DNA encodes these proteins:
- the LOC129131556 gene encoding uncharacterized protein LOC129131556, with translation MESSMKQVVLEEEDSGNGCCCPGCCLPCATCCAKCCTKCSWCCAKCCTKCSWCCAKCCCLPKCCQCPKCPKCPKCPGCASCSGCLKKSLCFVPRLLCYLPRKLLSCGRLRCLLIVVVLLVLLVVIIAGALLMGLSVEQRHADTVLRGPLWEEDAATFYLDSGDGNAATVIYDYRNLLVSYRARLHRACYVTRVDKDNIPGLDSVVETFQRRQAEDKISVPLADRSLLGTTAGILCRLLPVYWA, from the exons atGGAGAGCAGCATGAAGCAAGTGGTGCTTGAAGAGGAG GACTCGGGGAacggctgctgctgcccaggctgctgcttgCCCTGCGCCACGTGCTGCGCCAAATGCTGCACCAAATGCAGCTGGTGCTGCGCCAAATGCTGCACCAAATGCAGCTGGTGCTGCGCCaaatgctgctgcctgcccaagtgctgccagtgccccaaGTGTCCCAAGTGTCCCAAGTGTCCCGGCTGCGCCAGCTGCTCCGGCTGCCTCAAGAAGTCGCTGTGCTTCGTCCCTCGGCTGCTGTGCTACCTGCCCCGCAAGCTGCTGAGCTGCGGCCGCCTGCGCTGCCTGCTCATCGTGGTGGTGCTGCTGGTCCTGCTCGTGGTCATCATCGCCGGCGCGCTGCTGATGGGGCTGAGCGTGGAGCAGCGCCACGCCGACACC GTGCTGCGGGGCCCTTTGTGGGAAGAGGACGCGGCCACTTTCTACCTGGACAGCGGGGACGGCAACGCGGCCACGGTCATCTATGACTACAGGAAT CTGCTGGTGAGCTACAGAGCCCGGCTGCACCGCGCCTGCTACGTGACCCGAGTGGACAAGGACAACATCCCGGGGCTGGACAGCGTGGTCGAGACCTTCCAGCGCCGGCAG GCTGAAGACAAGATCTCGGTGCCCCTGGCTGACCgctccctgctgggcaccacGGCGGGCATCCTGTGCCGCCTCCTCCCGGTGTACTGGGCTTAG
- the LOC129131602 gene encoding surfactant protein C codes for MPGAHLRRPWHGALGNNECSQLLARPGGARTAARAEPGVQPPPGRAGPLLPQPRAGWGGWALPAVCLGTAAGQTPRKGPRGFLSPPWLFAGSANSTSGTRQLEWSQPSPAHPGSYKCPRARAGKGTGAHGEMEDSSKEALMEEAPPRYTESPRLPCIPHELKSLLLMVALVLVALVVVNVTFLLLGLHLSESHAETVLRMSIQGLDGEGSPQKLAVSRRERSGTFAVRDGLNGSAAVVYDYSKLLVGYRSWRHRACYITRVDKDNFPGLDAVTETFQRRQGEDVGDKAVPLADRSILGTTINILCSAVPVFWV; via the exons ATGCCAGGCGCCCATCTGCGCCGTCCCTGGCACGGTGCCCTCGGGAACAATGAGTGCAGCCAGCTCCTTGCCCGCCCCGGGGGGGCTCGCACAGCTGCCCGTGCAGAGCCAGGGGTGCAGCCGCCCCCGGGACGTGCTGGgcccctcctgccacagccccgGGCCGGGTGGGGAGGGTGGGCACTGCCCGCTGTTTGCCTTGGCACCGCTGCCGGACAAACGCCGCGGAAGGGCCCTCGTGGttttctgtcccctccctggctcTTTGCGGGCTCAGCAAACAGCACAAGTGGCACTCGGCAGCTGGAATggtcccagccctccccagcccacccGGGATCCTATAAATGCCCCCGGGCCCGGGCTGGCAAAGGGACAGGAGCACACGGAGAGATGGAGGACAGCTCTAAAGAGGCGCTGATGGAGGAGGCACCTCCG AGGTACACGGAGTCCCCGCGCCTGCCCTGCATCCCCCACGAGCTCAAGAGCCTCCTGCTGATGGTGGCGCTGGTGCTGGTGGCCCTCGTGGTGGTCAACGtcaccttcctgctgctggggctgcacctcagCGAGTCCCACGCCGAGACG GTGCTGCGGATGAGCATCCAGGGGCTGGATGGCGAGGGGAGCCCCCAGAAGCTCGCCGtgagcaggagggagaggagcgGCACCTTCGCGGTGCGGGATGGGCTCAACGGCTCGGCCGCGGTGGTCTACGACTACAGCAAG ctgctggtgggCTACAGGTCCTGGCGTCACCGAGCCTGCTACATCACCCGGGTGGACAAGGACAACTTCCCGGGGCTGGACGCTGTCACCGAGACCTTCCAGCGCCGGCAG GGTGAGGACGTTGGGGACAAGGCCGTGCCCCTGGCTGACCGCTCCATCCTGGGCACCACCATCAACATCCTCTGCAGCGCCGTCCCCGTGTTCTGGGTgtag